CGTATTCCAGCTTAAGAACATCACCTTGGGGTGGAAACATCCGCAGGTTTCTTTCAATCGCCATCTTAATTCTTTCACGTACTTGTCTTTCTAAAGACTTGAGTTGCCGAATAGCCTTGGGGGAAAAGATTATATCATACACCGAGTTCCCTCCAGACATCTTCGGCTTTTATGCCTTTACCGGCATCTATTTCGGCAAACGATTCTTCGATTTCAGCCGCTTCTTCCGGTGAAACCTTTTCAGTTGGCCAGGCCATGGAGTTAAGAATAACCCACAATGCCTGCACCTGTTCATCGCTCAACCGGTCGATAAGGGCCTTGACATACTCCCTCGCAATAGCCATGGTAATCACCCCGAGATCATTATATCTCGGAGAGACCATCTTCACCACTCCTCTTTCATTTATCATCGGCTCTCCCTTACACTCGGCTACCGCAAGGTCACCGCCAGCGTGACGACGATGCCGCCGAATCCCAGCAGCATGGTCATCAGAAGACCGATTGACCAGCGGTAGATGCCGTGCAGTTCTTGTCTTAAACCGTTAATTTCTTGCTTAACGCCACCAAACTCTTCCCGGAATTCGCTCCGCAGGTTGTTCTCCATCCGGTCCATTCTTTCCACCAGGTAGAGAAACCAGTGCGGGGGTAGTTCCGGCGGCTCGGCTGCAGCCGCTGTTTCTTTCATGGTTTCCACGGTTATCACCGCCCCCACCTCCAGTTTAACATTCCGGAGGCTAGCCGGCAATCTCGACGCTTACCGCGAAGAGTTTGTCGTCGCCCATAGGCCGGTACTTAATCTTTGCTTGTTTGCCCGAGGAACCCAGCAGAGCCTGACCGTTACCGTTCTTGGCGCAGATCTTATATTCCGCACCGTCTCCGGTAACCCCAATCGCCCAGATGGTACTTTCACTTTTTCCGGGCTTTACCTCTTTAATGGCAAAAGTATCAACCTTCAGCTCTTCCTGATCTGTGCTATTTCCCCTGCGGGATTCATTTTTGTCTCCTTGTGCCGATTTCTGCTCACCTTTTACCAGCGCCGCCAGCACCGCCTGCGCGTCGTCCGCTCTGCCCGCACCAATGAGCGCAGACAGCAGGTTGATGGTCGCCACAGCGGCCGTCTGGCGGGAGCGCAGCCATTCGAGTTCCCGGTCGGTGTTTGCCAGGTTGTCCCTGACGGCCCGGAGGGCTTCTTCGTCCCCGCCCTGGGAAAGTTTCTTTTTCAGGTCCGTCCTGGCAGCCATTATGTCGCGTATTACCGTCGGTATCTCGTTAACTTCCTTAACCAGCTTGACCAGCATTTCCTTCATGCTTCCGGGCTACGGGCCATCCGGCCCGCGCCCAATCACCTCCTTGAAAATGATGATTGGTTTTGCGGGCCGGCGGCCCTTAATTTCTCTTTACACTCGCATCCCTTACCGTACTGCCGACTCGGAAGGAACGCAGAACAGGTTACCAACGTCGATGGTTTCGCCTTTTCCGTTTCCTTCCGTAAACCTCTTTATTGCCCGTTCCACAAAAACTTCGACATCGAGATCGTAAGTTTCCTCTCCGCAGCGCGGGCAGTAGTAATAGGGGATTCTTTTGAGACAAAGCGCTGCGCCGTCTTTTACCAGCGTTTTTTCTTTAAACCGAAGTTCGGCGTTCTCGTAGTAGCACCCGGCACAAATGCCGAACAACTCAAGCTTCTCCATGATATCGCATCTCCTTTTATTTCCGGGGCGATTTGAG
Above is a genomic segment from Desulfofundulus luciae containing:
- a CDS encoding type II toxin-antitoxin system RelE family toxin; this translates as MSGGNSVYDIIFSPKAIRQLKSLERQVRERIKMAIERNLRMFPPQGDVLKLEYADNRFRLRVGDWRVTFRYRFENQEVHIAEVVHRSKAYRR
- a CDS encoding YgiT-type zinc finger protein; this translates as MEKLELFGICAGCYYENAELRFKEKTLVKDGAALCLKRIPYYYCPRCGEETYDLDVEVFVERAIKRFTEGNGKGETIDVGNLFCVPSESAVR